One stretch of Pseudoalteromonas shioyasakiensis DNA includes these proteins:
- a CDS encoding DUF3301 domain-containing protein: protein MAGLWTLIIIGSIIYFFWLNRKVAEAANLHAQRQIEQLNVQLMSVACNKRRIGILKSGKPGIKSEFIFEFSSDGQSVYQGVLIMENELLKSVVIPPHKI, encoded by the coding sequence ATGGCAGGTTTGTGGACACTCATCATCATTGGCAGCATCATCTATTTTTTTTGGTTAAACAGAAAAGTAGCCGAAGCTGCTAACCTTCATGCGCAGAGACAAATTGAGCAATTGAATGTGCAATTGATGAGTGTTGCTTGTAACAAACGCAGAATTGGCATTTTAAAAAGCGGTAAACCAGGCATTAAAAGCGAGTTTATTTTTGAGTTTTCAAGTGATGGACAAAGCGTGTATCAAGGTGTTTTGATCATGGAAAATGAACTGCTTAAAAGTGTAGTAATACCGCCCCATAAGATTTAA
- a CDS encoding DUF3549 family protein — protein sequence MTEQIATLGQLLDAAGTTWRAFDIGRHITKLDKKQFLAIEETKIPYPYPLAGHAWLAIQFWDVKASKEPYVWFLKFPLDEQSRLVSASRDHFANMVIEALGTEITSENAEGKLDNNPYVFTPNANKLAAFNAQVKCLLKQSASQYYEYAQLYFSGKLGFDNWQSVAVQGIADFAMRLDNDNNLANLQAAWGQLPVEVLQPLSAMLEHVAIEPVFAEQLLAYGLNAIEHKDDIALAAALRSLSKTPAQGLTAQLVDAVLRSDMNNHSDVLLTIAGRCFSTLEDPDRLHVFMDCCAHHTEIEQLFVSIFTDLVAIPSIRPHLLGLLRQENRSETLARAIGRLFS from the coding sequence ATGACTGAGCAGATCGCCACTTTAGGGCAACTTCTGGATGCAGCAGGTACCACTTGGCGTGCCTTCGATATTGGCAGACACATCACTAAATTAGACAAAAAACAATTTCTTGCCATTGAAGAGACAAAAATCCCTTACCCATACCCGCTTGCTGGTCATGCTTGGCTTGCTATTCAATTTTGGGATGTAAAAGCGTCTAAAGAACCTTATGTATGGTTTTTAAAATTCCCACTAGATGAGCAAAGCCGCCTAGTAAGCGCAAGCCGCGACCACTTCGCGAATATGGTAATTGAAGCACTCGGCACTGAAATTACCAGTGAAAATGCCGAAGGCAAACTAGATAACAATCCGTATGTATTTACGCCAAACGCGAACAAGCTAGCAGCATTTAATGCGCAGGTTAAATGTTTACTTAAACAAAGTGCCTCACAGTATTACGAATATGCTCAGCTTTATTTTTCAGGCAAGCTTGGTTTTGATAATTGGCAAAGTGTTGCAGTACAAGGTATTGCTGATTTTGCAATGCGTTTAGATAACGACAACAACTTAGCGAACCTACAAGCAGCTTGGGGGCAATTACCTGTAGAAGTATTACAGCCGCTTAGTGCCATGCTTGAACATGTTGCAATCGAACCCGTGTTTGCAGAGCAATTGTTAGCCTATGGTTTAAATGCCATAGAGCATAAAGACGACATCGCCCTTGCCGCAGCTCTTAGAAGTTTATCAAAAACACCGGCGCAAGGTTTAACTGCACAACTTGTTGATGCTGTATTACGCTCGGATATGAACAACCACTCTGATGTACTATTAACGATTGCAGGGCGTTGTTTTAGCACGCTAGAAGACCCTGACCGCTTACATGTGTTTATGGATTGCTGTGCGCACCATACTGAGATTGAGCAGCTGTTTGTGAGTATTTTCACCGATTTAGTTGCAATTCCTAGTATTCGCCCTCACTTACTTGGTTTATTAAGACAAGAAAATCGTAGCGAAACACTCGCTCGAGCAATTGGAAGGTTATTTTCGTAA
- a CDS encoding YqcC family protein → MHQQTLALLRELESTLQRHSFWQTTAIDPSALNSSVPFCHDTMAFEQWLQFVFLEKMHTLIAHAQPLPRNFAIAPMAEMMLAQHSGGNDVITVLQKLDQLLSDN, encoded by the coding sequence ATGCATCAACAGACTTTGGCGCTGCTGCGCGAATTAGAATCCACATTACAACGCCATTCATTTTGGCAAACAACAGCCATTGACCCAAGTGCGCTCAATTCAAGTGTACCGTTTTGCCACGACACTATGGCCTTTGAGCAATGGCTGCAATTTGTTTTTCTTGAAAAAATGCATACCTTAATTGCACATGCTCAGCCTTTACCCCGTAATTTTGCAATTGCACCTATGGCTGAAATGATGCTGGCACAACACAGTGGCGGAAATGATGTGATTACCGTTTTACAAAA